A region of the Pseudoprevotella muciniphila genome:
AGTACTCAGAACCCGAATGGAACCGCGTAAGTGAATGTACAATCGTAGTTAAGGACTAATCAGATAATAGTTCATACATAAAAAAATCCGGACAGCGTAAGTTGTCCGGATTTTTGTTTTTTTTGGGATTTAAACCACATAATTGGTGGATTTTTGGGTTGAAAGGCGTAAAAAATGTCAGAAAGTCAACATTTTTTAATTTTTTTTTGCGAAAAATGATTGTATTTGTCAATTATTGCTAAATTTGCAGACGAAATATAAGAAACTAACATTTACAAATAGTTCAATAACCATTATTTAATTATGAGAAAATTATTCACAGTTCTCGCAGTTGCAGCAATCGCACTTTCTGCTTCTGCACAAAGGGGTTCATTTGAAGGTAACAAGTTTACTGACAATTGGTCCGTAGGTATCATTGGTGGTGCTCAAAGCGACATTCACGGTTTACGTAGTTCTTTGGGACACAATACAGTTGATTTAAGAGATCCGGTAAGCCATCCCGGTAGTTTCTGGCAAAGAACACGTCCTGTTGTAGGTCTTGAATTGTCAAAGCAGTGGACTCCTATTTTGGCTACCAGCATTATGGGAACAGCTACAGTTAACACTACTCCCAGCCACACCGTATTTGATGAATGGGGTGTAATGGTTGCCGGTAAAATTAATCTTGTAAACCTCTTCTTAGGTTATACAGGTGCTCCTCGTTTCTTTGATGTAGAAGGTGTTGCAGGTATCGGTCTCAGTAGCATGCGTCTGAATGACGAACTCGTTCGTTATACTGATGCAAACGGCAGAGTCTATGGTAGAAAGATTACTAAGAGTGAGAACGTTTTCGAACCTGTTACTCGTCTTGGTTTGAACTTTAATTTCAACCTTGGTGAATCTAAGGCTTGGACAATTTCTTTGAGACCTGCTATCGTTTATAACCTTGGCAAGGAAACTTATTATGGATTTGGCAATGGTGTAGGTCGTGCAGGCGACTACAACTCTGCAAGTTTCGACATCAACTATGCAAAGGCTGAACTCATGGCAGGTGTAACCTACCACTTCAAGAACAGCAACGGTCTTCACTACATGAGCAATGTTCAGGTAAGAGACTGCCAGGCAGAAATCGACGCTCTCAACGCACGTATCAACGCTCTTCGCGCTCAGCTTGAGGCTAAGGATGCTGACATCGCTCGCCTCAACCGCGAAATTGCTGACCTCCAGAAGAAGCTCAACGACTGCCTCAACCGCAAGCCCGAAACAAAGATCGTAGAAAAGATCGTAGAAAAGAAGGGTGTTGACCGTAGCCGTCTGACAACTCTCGTTCACTTCCCCATCAACCAGACTACTATTCAGGCTTCTCAGGTGCCCAACGTAGAACGCGTTGCTGCTTACCTTAAGAAGAACCCCGAATCAAGTGTTGTAGTTGAAGGTTGGGCTTCTATCGACGGACCTGCTGCTAACAACAAGCGTCTCTCTGAAGGTCGTGCTAAGGCTGTTAAGGATATGCTCATCAACAAGTATGGCATTGCTGCCAACAGAATCGATGCTCGCAGCGTAGGTAACGGTATCCTTACTGAATACTCAGTTCCCGAATGGAACCGCGTAAGCGAATGCACAATCGTTGTTAAGGACTAATCTTTTAACAACAAGTTACATAGCCGGACAGCGCAAGTTGTCCGGTTTTTTTGTTGCTTTGCAAATGCTAAAAAATATTAAATTTTTGCTTTGATTGTTGTATAATTCAAATTTTGTGTAAGTTTGCAGCGTTTTGAAAATCTTTAATTCACATAATTCACTAACAAAACAAACATTATGAAGAAATTAACTTTTGCATTGGCAGTCCTTTTCGTAGGTGCCATCAGTTTTACAAGTTGTGGTAACAAGGCCGAAGCTCCCGCAGCAGGCGAGGGTGCTGACAGTGGTGAAGTAGTAATCGATCCTGCAGCAGCCGTTGACTCAGCCGCTGCATCTGCAACAGAAGGTGCTGCAGGTGTTGTAGGTGATGCTGTTGAGTCAGCAAGCAACGCAGCCAGTGATGCAGCAGCAACAGCAGCCGACAAAGGTGTTGAAGCTGCAAAGAGCGGTGTTGACGCAGTTGGCAAGGCAGCAGAAGGCGCTGTTGACAAAGTAGCTGAAAAAGTAGGCGTAGGCAAAGAACAAGTTGAAGCTGCCAAGGCAGCTGTAAAGGAAGGCGTTACCAAAGGCAAGGAAGCCGTACAAAATGCTGCAAGCGATGTAAAGGAATCTGCAAAGAATGCCGCAAAGGAAGCAACAACTGACGCAGCAAACAAAGTGGCTGATAAGGCAAATGCTGCTATAGAAGCAGGCAAGGCAAAAGCTGCAGAAGGTCTGAACAAAGCATTGGGTAAATAATTCTTTTATAACATTCTAAATAGTCCGCTCGTTCATGTGTTCGAGCGGGCTGTTTTTTGCTAATTATTTTGGAGCAATAAAACGATGATTTAGGCAAAAGGTGTTAACTTTGCCTATAAGAAAAGTTTTTTGTGTCCAATAAGTATCTTGGTGCTTTAATGGCAAAATATGACAATGTGAAATTTGAGTTGGATGTCCATACGCACACCATAGCGAGTGGACACGCTTATTCCACCATCAACGAAATGGTGGCGGCTGCCGAGGAAAAAGGCTTGCGGCTGCTTGGCATCACAGAACATGCTCCTGCCATGCCAGGGTCGTGCCATGAGATGTATTTCCACAATCTCTATGTTGTGCCAAGACTGCAAGGGGGTGTGGAAGTGCTTTTGGGTGCGGAAGTCAATCTGCTTGATACGGAGGGGCGTCTTGACTTGAGACCAAGCACAATCAGCCGTCTTGATCTTTGTATAGTTGGCATTCACGTTCCGACTTTTGTCTCTGGAACAAAAACGGAGAATACAGACGCCTTGGTAAAAGTGATGTCTCGTCCAGACGTACATATTATTTCTCATCCCGGCGACGGTACAGCCGAACTGGATTTTGAACCTATTGTCCGGGCTGCTGCGGAGCACCATACACTGCTTGAAATCAACAACAGTTCTGCACGTCCCGAAAGAAACAAACCACAAGCGATAAGCAATATGCTCGAACTCCTGCGTCTGCATAAGGAATATGATTTGCCTGTCATACTTGGCAGTGATGCGCATGTTCATTTTGATGTGGCGAGGTTTAATGAGGTTATACCATTGCTCGAAGAAGCAGATTTTCCACCCGAACTCGTCATTAACACCAGTGTTGAAGCCTTCAAGTCATATCTCAATCTCAAATCATAGAAAAGCGCGTTATGGAATTGTCTTCGTTGAATAAACAGCAGCTTGAGGCGGTGTGTGCCACTGAGGGGCGCATTCGTGTGGTGGCAGGTGCGGGCTCGGGTAAGACCCGTGCGCTGGCATACCGCTATGCTTATCTGGTCAATGAACTCGGCATATCTCCGGCAAATATCCTTTGTCTGACGTTCACTAACAAGGCTGCACAGGAGATGCGGCAGCGCATAGCCAAACTTGTGCCCGAAGGCAACTTCAACGACTTTATCTGTACGATACATGCCTTCTGTGTGAAAGTGCTCAGAAAGGAAATCTACCGCGTGGGCTATCCTAAGTCGTTCGTCGTTCTGGATGAAGAAGATGCCAAGGCACTGGCTAAGGAAGTGCTGGAAGACGTCAACGAAGACCGCACAGAAACCACTGTGCAGAATTTCCTCAACGAAATAGCGCAGAGAAAGGCTGACCAGACGTATGTGGGACAATATATGCTACCTGACTCTCCGTTGGTGAGCAGTGTCTCTGATAACTTTGTGCGTTATCTTGAAAAACAGAAGCGAGGTTTTGCGCTCGATTTCAACGATATTATCGCTTTCGCCATCTACATTCTCGACCGCTTCGCGTCGGCTCGTGAATATTGGCAAAAGGAACTCAACTACATCATGGTTGACGAGGCTCAGGACTGCAGTGGTTCCGATTGGTACATCGCCGACTTGCTGAGCAAGCGGCACAACAACCTCTTCATTGTGGGCGACCCCGACCAAGCCATCTATGAATGGCGTGGCGCCAAGCCCGATTTGTTTGTCTCTTTCAAGTCGGACCGCGACATCATTCTCAACCAGAATTACCGCTCTACTCCTGAAATTCTCGATGCGGCGAACAGCATCATAGCCAACAATAAGAACAGGATACCCAAGGACCTCTTCACGCGCAGGCCTCTAAGCACTAAGGTGGTTCATTTCCATGCGAAAAATGAGAAAGAAGAGGCGGAGTATGTGGCACGCAAGATAGTGGAGATGGCAGGGCAGGGCAGTTCGCTCTCTGATTTCGCCATTCTCTTCAGGGCAGCCTATCTGAGCAGGGGCTTGGAGCAGGAATTGATGAAATGCAAGCTCGACTATACCATGTGGGGTGGGGTGCGCTTTTTCGACAGGAAGGAGATAAAGGATGTCCTATCTTATCTCCAACTCATAGAGTTTGGCAATGACCTTGCTTTCGAGCGGGTGGTGAATGTGCCTTCAAGGAAACTGGGCAAGGCATTCCTTTCCGAACTGAGGAAGCGTGCTTCGGTGGATGGCAGCAGCCTGTATGATACGCTCAAACGACATATCAACGACAAACCGCTTAACCGACCCGGCGCACATGAATTCGTGGCGTTGATAGAGAATTGCAGGTCGTACAAGATGGCTGTCGGGATAACCGGTCTTATGACATATCTTCTCGATGAGAGCGGACTGATGCGGCTCGTGCGCGAGGACGAAGATGAGGACAGGCTCGAGAACGTGGAAGAGCTGCTGCAAAGCATAATGGCATACGAGGAAGAGAACAAGGAGGACGATGTTACGCTGCAGAACTACTTGCAGGATGTGGCGCTATACACGAATCTTGACCGCAAGTCCGTCGGTCCGCGAATAAGGCTGATGACCATTCATCAGTCGAAAGGTCTTGAATTTCCTCATGTCTTCATAACAGGATTGAACGAGGGAATCTTTCCCAGTGCCAGAACTGTTCGTGAGCGTCGCGTTTCTGGTCTTGAGGAAGAGCGCCGTCTTATGTATGTGGCTGCAACGCGCGCAGAAAAGACACTCATTCTGACCGAGAGCGAAGGTTTCAATATGGCAACGAAGACCAATAAATATCCCTCGCGATTTATCGCCGAGATTAAGAAGGGGTGTCTCGTTACGGAGGGTACGATGGACGAAACACTTTGGGAAGGCACTCGCGAACTCATGCGCTCGCTGATGCCGGAAGAGTGGACAGAGCAAGCATTGAAAAAGGGCGATAAAGTGGTGCACAAAGTGTTTGGGGGAGGCACTGTTGCAGCCGTAAACTTGCAGCAGGACGCATACGAGGTGCATTTTGAAAACGGAGATATCAGAAACATTCGCGGCAAATTCCTTTCTCTCTGCTGATTTTGACATTTTTGTTTTACAAAAGACAGCTTTTTGCGCAAAATATTTGATATTTTCAATATAAATAGATGGAATCCTTTCAAATGTAACTGATTTTGGTTATTTTTGTGGCAGATAATTATATAAATCAAATATATTACAGAAAATGAAAAAGATCAGAGCCGCCGTTGTAGGTTACGGCAACATCGGACATTACGCACTTCAGGCACTGGAAGCAGCCCCCGATTTCGAGGTGGCAGGCATCGTTCGCAGGAAAGGTGCAGAGAGCAAACCCGCCGAACTGGCAGATTATCCCGTCGTGAAGGATATTAAAGAGCTCAAGGACGTTGACGTTGCTATCCTTGCCACGCCGACACGCAAGGTAGAGGAATACGCCAAGGAAATACTTGCACTCGGTATCAACACCGTTGACAGTTTCGACATTCACACACAGATTGTTGACCTGCGTCGTTCGCTCGGAGAAGTAGCAAAGAAGCATGGCACAGTGAGCATCATTTCAGCCGGTTGGGATCCGGGTAGCGACAGCGTGGTACGCACCATGCTTCAGGCTATTGCTCCTAAAGGCATTTCCTACACCAATTTCGGTCCCGGCATGTCGATGGGACACACTGTGGCAGTGAAGGCTGTGCCGGGTGTCAAGGCTGCACTCAGTATGACTATTCCCACTGGCGAGGGCATTCATCGCCGCATGGTATATATTGAAGTGGAGGAAGGGCATAAGTTTGAAGACGTGGCTGCTGCTATCAAGGCTGATGCCTATTTCGTGAATGATGAAACCCATGTTATCGAAGTACCTTGTGTGGATGATGTTATCGATATGGGTCACGGTGTGAACCTTACGCGTAAGGGTGTATCCGGAAAGACACAGAACCAACTCTTCGAGTTCAATATGAAGATTAACAACCCGGCGCTCACGGGTCAGGTTCTTGTGTGCGTGGCACGTGCATCAATGCTCCAGCAACCCGGGTGCTACACCATGCCTGAAGTTCCTGTGCTTGATCTTTTGCCAGGTGACCGCGAAGAGAATATCCGCCACCTTGTATAAAGGTGAACCTGCATTTGTACTATAAAGAAGCCCCGCAATCCCGCGGGACTTCTTTGATTTTAAGAGGCTTGATTTGGCTTATGAGCCTATATCAGAGCGGTGCTTTCTAAGCCAGATGATAAACCATGTTGTACTGAAAACTGCAGCGCATAGTGCTACGACATATCCTATGTTCTCGTCAAATCCGAACCCATTCTTCGCTACTATGAGGTAGGAGGAGCACACGGCAGTCATGAATATAGCGGGGATAAGTGTGATGATGTAAGGCTTTCGCTTATGTGCCAGATAAACCGTTACCGTCCAAAGTGTGAAGATGGAAAGCGTTTGATTAGACCAGCCGAAATATCCCCATATCACGTTGAATCCATCCGGGTCGGCAATATTGTACCAAAGCAATACGGCAGTAAAGGCGAAAAGCGGTATGCAGATGTAGAAACGTTTGCGCACTGTTTTCTGCTCCAGTTTCAGGAAATCGGCTATGATGAGTCGTGCACTGCGGAGTGCAGTGTCGCCACTGGTGATGGGTGCAGCGACAACGCCGAGGATAGCCAGAATACCGCCGAACGTGCCCAGCCAGCCTGTGGATACTTTCTGTACCACTTGCGGTGCACTTGCTGCAATATCGCTGCCTACTTCGTTGTAACCGCCGTCATACAGGAAATAAGAGGAAATGGTCGCCCAGATGAGAGCAACGATGCCTTCCGTAATCATGGCACCATAGAAGATGGGGCGTCCTTGCCGTTCATGCTTGAGACAACGCGCCATGAGAGGGCTTTGTGTGGCATGGAAACCACTGATGGCACCGCAGGCTATGGTGATGAAGAGGCAAGGGAAGAGTGGTCCTGTCTTATCGTCAGCAAAACTCAGCCCTTCCCATATCTCGGGAAGCGATGGCCACTTGATGAACAATACGACGGACAACGCAAGCGCCATGAAAAGCAGCGAGAAGGCAAACACGGGATAGATGCGTCCGATAATCTTGTCGATAGGCAGCATCGTTGCAATAAGGTAATAGACAAAAATGATACCCACCCATATCATTGTCGCAGTGAAAGTATGTTCTGAAGCGGAGTTGGTTATGCTGCCGAGAATAACAGCCGGACTGTAAATAAACACTGCAGCAACCATTATGAGAAGAAGCACGCTGAATATCAGCATGACCGTCTTTGTGCTCTTGCCAAGATACTTTCCGACCAGTTCGGGAAGTCCCGCACCGCCATTTCGCATTGACAACATACCAGACAGATAGTCGTGGGTGGCACCTGCGAAGATGCATCCGAAGACAATCCAGAAATAAGCCGCCGGACCGAACTTCATACCCATGATGGCGCCGAAGATGGGACCGGTGCCGGCGATGTTGAGAAACTGAATCATGAATATTTTCCAACTCGGCAACACGATGAAATCTACACCGTCAGCCTTCGCCACTGCAGGTGTCTGTCTGTTGTCCGGTCCGAATATGCGTTCAACTATTCTTCCATAAATAAAGTAGCCCAAAACAAGTGCTACAAGGCTTATAATAAAGGATATCATAATAAATCTGTCTTTTCTTCTGAATTATCTTTTCTCGAAAGCCGAAAAAAATCCTTCGGAAAACACTGCAAAGGTATAACTTATTTGGCAAATAACAGGAAATGAAAGAAGTGTTGTTTTTTTGCTTTTGTATATTGTTCTTTTTGACGAATATAAATTAACTTTGTAAAATCATTCTAACCTAATTTATAGGACACACCTCATAACATGATTATCAGGAAATGAAAAGATTTGTTTTTATGCTTGCTCTTACCCTCTCATGCTCAATGAGTTCTGCCCGCAGTCCAAAACCTGTGAGAGATATGCTTTCGCGTATTCTCCCCAACAATGGCGACGCAGCCAAGTTTAAGTGTAGGGTCGTGGCGGGCGCGGCGGATTATTTCACCCTGTCGTGCGACGGCACATCGGTGAAAGTGGAAGGCAACAACAATGTAAGCATATCTACCGGTATCAACTGGTATCTCAATCATTACGCCGGAATAAACATCTCGTGGAACAATTTTACAGCGACCTTGCCAAAGAAATTGCCCGTGTGCCCCGAAGAGACCCATGCGGCAAAGGCAGACTATCGCTATTATCTGAACTTCTGTACGCACAGTTACTCCATGGCATTCTGGGATTGGGAGCGTTGGGAGAAGGAAATCGATTGGATGGCACTGCATGGCATTAACCTGCCACTGCAGATTGTGGGCTTCGAGACGGTGTGGAAAGAAGTGCTGATGACGGACTATGGCTATTCTCTCGAGGATGTGAACAAATTCGTTACGGGAGCAGCCTATTATGGTTGGTTCTTTATGAACAATATGACGGAGTGGGGTGGGCCGCAGCCGCAAGAGTGGTATGACAGCCGGAAGGAAGTGGCAAAGAAGATATTCCGTCGGTTCAACGATTTCGGCATGACACCTGTCATACCCGGTTATGTTGGCATGATACCTAAAGACTTTCTCAGCGAGGCTACGAAGGGCGTGCAGGCGTGGACAG
Encoded here:
- a CDS encoding ATP-dependent helicase, producing MNKQQLEAVCATEGRIRVVAGAGSGKTRALAYRYAYLVNELGISPANILCLTFTNKAAQEMRQRIAKLVPEGNFNDFICTIHAFCVKVLRKEIYRVGYPKSFVVLDEEDAKALAKEVLEDVNEDRTETTVQNFLNEIAQRKADQTYVGQYMLPDSPLVSSVSDNFVRYLEKQKRGFALDFNDIIAFAIYILDRFASAREYWQKELNYIMVDEAQDCSGSDWYIADLLSKRHNNLFIVGDPDQAIYEWRGAKPDLFVSFKSDRDIILNQNYRSTPEILDAANSIIANNKNRIPKDLFTRRPLSTKVVHFHAKNEKEEAEYVARKIVEMAGQGSSLSDFAILFRAAYLSRGLEQELMKCKLDYTMWGGVRFFDRKEIKDVLSYLQLIEFGNDLAFERVVNVPSRKLGKAFLSELRKRASVDGSSLYDTLKRHINDKPLNRPGAHEFVALIENCRSYKMAVGITGLMTYLLDESGLMRLVREDEDEDRLENVEELLQSIMAYEEENKEDDVTLQNYLQDVALYTNLDRKSVGPRIRLMTIHQSKGLEFPHVFITGLNEGIFPSARTVRERRVSGLEEERRLMYVAATRAEKTLILTESEGFNMATKTNKYPSRFIAEIKKGCLVTEGTMDETLWEGTRELMRSLMPEEWTEQALKKGDKVVHKVFGGGTVAAVNLQQDAYEVHFENGDIRNIRGKFLSLC
- a CDS encoding diaminopimelate dehydrogenase, giving the protein MKKIRAAVVGYGNIGHYALQALEAAPDFEVAGIVRRKGAESKPAELADYPVVKDIKELKDVDVAILATPTRKVEEYAKEILALGINTVDSFDIHTQIVDLRRSLGEVAKKHGTVSIISAGWDPGSDSVVRTMLQAIAPKGISYTNFGPGMSMGHTVAVKAVPGVKAALSMTIPTGEGIHRRMVYIEVEEGHKFEDVAAAIKADAYFVNDETHVIEVPCVDDVIDMGHGVNLTRKGVSGKTQNQLFEFNMKINNPALTGQVLVCVARASMLQQPGCYTMPEVPVLDLLPGDREENIRHLV
- a CDS encoding OmpA family protein encodes the protein MRKLFTVLAVAAIALSASAQRGSFEGNKFTDNWSVGIIGGAQSDIHGLRSSLGHNTVDLRDPVSHPGSFWQRTRPVVGLELSKQWTPILATSIMGTATVNTTPSHTVFDEWGVMVAGKINLVNLFLGYTGAPRFFDVEGVAGIGLSSMRLNDELVRYTDANGRVYGRKITKSENVFEPVTRLGLNFNFNLGESKAWTISLRPAIVYNLGKETYYGFGNGVGRAGDYNSASFDINYAKAELMAGVTYHFKNSNGLHYMSNVQVRDCQAEIDALNARINALRAQLEAKDADIARLNREIADLQKKLNDCLNRKPETKIVEKIVEKKGVDRSRLTTLVHFPINQTTIQASQVPNVERVAAYLKKNPESSVVVEGWASIDGPAANNKRLSEGRAKAVKDMLINKYGIAANRIDARSVGNGILTEYSVPEWNRVSECTIVVKD
- a CDS encoding phosphatase, whose translation is MKFELDVHTHTIASGHAYSTINEMVAAAEEKGLRLLGITEHAPAMPGSCHEMYFHNLYVVPRLQGGVEVLLGAEVNLLDTEGRLDLRPSTISRLDLCIVGIHVPTFVSGTKTENTDALVKVMSRPDVHIISHPGDGTAELDFEPIVRAAAEHHTLLEINNSSARPERNKPQAISNMLELLRLHKEYDLPVILGSDAHVHFDVARFNEVIPLLEEADFPPELVINTSVEAFKSYLNLKS
- a CDS encoding carbon starvation CstA family protein — protein: MISFIISLVALVLGYFIYGRIVERIFGPDNRQTPAVAKADGVDFIVLPSWKIFMIQFLNIAGTGPIFGAIMGMKFGPAAYFWIVFGCIFAGATHDYLSGMLSMRNGGAGLPELVGKYLGKSTKTVMLIFSVLLLIMVAAVFIYSPAVILGSITNSASEHTFTATMIWVGIIFVYYLIATMLPIDKIIGRIYPVFAFSLLFMALALSVVLFIKWPSLPEIWEGLSFADDKTGPLFPCLFITIACGAISGFHATQSPLMARCLKHERQGRPIFYGAMITEGIVALIWATISSYFLYDGGYNEVGSDIAASAPQVVQKVSTGWLGTFGGILAILGVVAAPITSGDTALRSARLIIADFLKLEQKTVRKRFYICIPLFAFTAVLLWYNIADPDGFNVIWGYFGWSNQTLSIFTLWTVTVYLAHKRKPYIITLIPAIFMTAVCSSYLIVAKNGFGFDENIGYVVALCAAVFSTTWFIIWLRKHRSDIGS